In Streptomyces sp. NBC_00704, a genomic segment contains:
- a CDS encoding S-(hydroxymethyl)mycothiol dehydrogenase: MPQEVRGVIAPGRDEPVRVETIVIPDPGPGEAVVKIQACGVCHTDLHYKQGGINDEFPFLLGHEAAGVVESVGDGVTDVAPGDFVVLNWRAVCGRCRACLRGRPWYCFDTHNAEQRMTLVDGTELSPALGIGAFAEKTLVAAGQCTKVDASVSPAVAGLLGCGVMAGIGAAINTGNVGRGDSVAVIGCGGVGDAAIAGSRLAGAARIIAVDVDDRKLETARAMGATHTVNSRSADAVEAIRELTGGFGADVVIEAVGRPETYKQAFYARDLAGTVVLVGVPTPEMKLELPLLDVFGRGGALKSSWYGDCLPSRDFPMLIDLHLQGRLPLDAFVTETIALDEIEKAFERMHRGDVLRSVVVL, from the coding sequence ATGCCGCAGGAAGTGCGCGGAGTGATCGCGCCGGGCCGGGACGAGCCGGTGCGCGTGGAGACGATCGTGATCCCGGACCCCGGTCCGGGCGAGGCCGTGGTGAAGATCCAGGCCTGCGGGGTGTGCCACACCGACCTGCACTACAAGCAGGGCGGGATCAACGACGAGTTCCCCTTCCTGCTCGGTCATGAGGCGGCCGGGGTCGTGGAGTCGGTCGGCGACGGCGTCACCGACGTCGCGCCCGGGGACTTCGTCGTCCTCAACTGGCGTGCCGTGTGCGGGCGGTGCCGGGCGTGCCTGCGAGGGCGTCCCTGGTACTGCTTCGACACCCACAACGCCGAACAGCGGATGACGCTCGTCGACGGCACGGAGCTGTCACCGGCGCTGGGCATCGGCGCGTTCGCGGAGAAGACGCTCGTGGCGGCGGGGCAGTGCACCAAGGTGGACGCGTCGGTGTCGCCGGCGGTGGCGGGTCTGCTGGGCTGCGGGGTGATGGCCGGGATCGGTGCGGCGATCAACACCGGCAACGTCGGCCGGGGCGACTCGGTCGCGGTCATCGGCTGCGGCGGTGTGGGCGACGCGGCGATCGCGGGGTCACGGCTGGCGGGTGCGGCGAGGATCATCGCCGTGGACGTCGACGACCGCAAGCTGGAGACGGCGCGCGCCATGGGCGCCACGCACACCGTGAACTCGCGGTCGGCGGACGCGGTCGAGGCGATCCGCGAGCTGACCGGCGGGTTCGGCGCGGACGTGGTGATCGAGGCGGTGGGCCGCCCGGAGACCTACAAACAGGCCTTCTACGCCCGCGACCTCGCCGGAACGGTCGTCCTGGTGGGCGTGCCCACCCCGGAGATGAAGCTCGAACTGCCCCTGCTGGACGTGTTCGGGCGCGGCGGTGCGCTGAAGTCGTCCTGGTACGGCGACTGCCTGCCCTCCCGCGACTTCCCGATGCTGATCGACCTGCATCTCCAGGGCCGTCTGCCCCTGGACGCGTTCGTCACCGAGACGATCGCCCTGGACGAGATCGAGAAGGCGTTCGAGCGGATGCACCGGGGAGACGTCCTGCGCTCGGTGGTGGTGCTGTGA
- a CDS encoding MBL fold metallo-hydrolase: MAARIERLVTSGRFTLDGGTWDVDNNVWIVGDDHEAVVIDAAHDAAAIAEAVGDRRLTAIVCTHAHNDHVGAAPALADLTGATIWLHPDDLPLWKLTHPDREPDAHLADGQVIEAAGADLTVLHTPGHAPGAVCLYDPGLGVLFSGDTLFQGGPGATGRSYSHFPTIITSIRERLLALPPETRVLTGHGDETTVGAEAPHLDEWIARGH, encoded by the coding sequence ATGGCCGCGCGCATCGAACGTCTCGTCACCTCGGGCCGGTTCACCCTCGACGGCGGCACCTGGGACGTGGACAACAACGTCTGGATCGTCGGCGACGACCACGAGGCCGTCGTCATCGACGCCGCCCACGACGCCGCCGCCATCGCCGAGGCCGTGGGCGACCGGCGGCTGACCGCCATCGTCTGCACCCACGCCCACAACGACCACGTCGGCGCGGCGCCCGCCCTCGCGGACCTGACCGGCGCGACCATCTGGCTGCACCCCGACGACCTCCCGCTGTGGAAGCTCACCCACCCCGACCGGGAGCCGGACGCCCACCTCGCCGACGGCCAGGTCATCGAGGCGGCCGGCGCCGACCTCACCGTCCTGCACACGCCCGGGCACGCGCCCGGCGCGGTGTGCCTGTACGACCCGGGACTGGGGGTCCTGTTCAGCGGCGACACCCTGTTCCAGGGCGGCCCCGGCGCCACCGGCCGCTCCTACTCCCACTTCCCGACGATCATCACGTCCATCAGGGAGCGGCTGCTCGCCCTCCCGCCCGAGACGCGCGTGCTGACCGGACACGGGGACGAGACCACCGTCGGGGCCGAGGCGCCGCACCTGGACGAGTGGATCGCCCGGGGGCACTGA